A DNA window from Castanea sativa cultivar Marrone di Chiusa Pesio chromosome 7, ASM4071231v1 contains the following coding sequences:
- the LOC142605370 gene encoding scopoletin glucosyltransferase-like — MGSKSRQLHIFFFPLMGYGHLIPMMDTAKLFAARGVKATIVTTRRNVPLFSEMRGTNIDIQIIKFPTLEAGLPEGCENIDSVTSLDMSHKFIQATKMLQQPLKQLLEEYQPSCLVADMFFPWATDVAAKFGIPRLVFEGFSFFSLSATHSLTLFEPHKKVFSDSEPFVIPSFPGEIKLTRMQLPDFTLQEVETDFSKLFKEAIESELTSYGVVVNSFYELEPAYADHYRKVLGRKAWHIGPVSLCNKDSEDKAQRGKEASIDEHECLKWLCRKKPNSVIYLCLWSMPNFSDSQLFEIAMGLEASEQQFIWVVRKGKNEKEEEDWLPKGFEKRTEGKGLIIRGWAPQILILDHEAVGGFVTHCGWNSTLEGVASGVPMVTWPMASEQFYNEKLITQVLKIGISVGAQQWTWVVDGIKREAIEKAMRQILVGEEAARVKALGEMARRAVEEGGSSYSDLNALIEKLRLDCP; from the coding sequence ATGGGTAGCAAAAGTCGCCAGCTACACATATTCTTCTTCCCTTTGATGGGCTATGGCCACCTGATACCAATGATGGACACGGCCAAGCTTTTTGCAGCACGAGGTGTGAAGGCAACGATTGTCACTACTCGTCGCAACGTGCCATTATTCTCCGAAATGCGTGGCACCAACATTGATATCCAAATCATCAAGTTCCCGACTCTAGAGGCTGGCCTGCCTGAAGGATGTGAGAATATTGACTCAGTGACTTCCCTAGATATGTCTCACAAATTTATCCAAGCCactaaaatgctccaacaaccACTGAAGCAACTACTAGAAGAGTACCAACCTAGTTGCCTTGTTGCCGACATGTTCTTTCCGTGGGCAACTGATGTTGCAGCTAAATTTGGTATTCCTAGGCTTGTTTTCGAGGGGTTCAGTTTTTTTTCCCTGTCTGCAACCCATAGTTTGACACTATTTGAACCCCACAAGAAAGTTTTCTCTGACTCTGAACCTTTTGTCATTCCTAGTTTTCCAGGGGAGATAAAGTTGACAAGGATGCAACTTCCTGACTTCACTTTGCAAGAAGTTGAAACAGACTTTTCCAAGTTGTTTAAAGAAGCTATTGAATCAGAGTTGACAAGCTATGGGGTGGTTGTTAACAGCTTCTATGAGCTTGAACCAGCTTATGCAGATCATTACAGGAAAGTTTTGGGAAGAAAGGCGTGGCATATAGGTCCAGTTTCACTATGCAACAAGGATTCTGAAGATAAAGCCCAAAGGGGAAAGGAAGCTTCCATTGATGAACATGAATGTTTAAAATGGCTTTGTAGAAAGAAACCCAACTCGGttatttatctttgtttgtGGAGTATGCCAAACTTTAGTGATTCTCAGCTTTTTGAAATTGCAATGGGTCTTGAGGCTTCAGAACAACAATTCATTTGGGTTGTGAGGAAAGgcaaaaatgagaaagaagaggaagattgGCTACCTAAAGGATTTGAGAAGAGAACGGAAGGTAAAGGATTAATTATAAGAGGTTGGGCACCCCAAATTTTGATTCTTGATCATGAAGCAGTTGGAGGATTTGTAACTCATTGTGGGTGGAACTCGACCTTAGAAGGAGTGGCTTCAGGGGTGCCTATGGTCACATGGCCTATGGCTTCTGAGCAGTTTTACAATGAGAAGTTAATAACTCAAGTACTGAAAATTGGAATTAGTGTTGGTGCTCAACAATGGACTTGGGTGGTAGACGGTATCAAGAGGGAAGCAATAGAGAAGGCAATGAGGCAAATTTTGGTGGGTGAAGAAGCAGCCAGAGTCAAGGCACTTGGAGAGATGGCAAGGAGGGCCGTCGAAGAAGGAGGATCATCGTACTCTGATTTGAATGctttaattgaaaaattaagGTTGGATTGCCCTTAA